The segment AACGGTAATTGTCCACAAAGTTGTCGTATCTTTCATCATACTTGTCATCATTTGAAGATTTTAACATCTTAAATATTTTATTTACTACCCTAGCAAGTTTGTCTGAATCCATAACATAAGCCCGTTCTTGTTCTAAAACCGCCTTCAAATACCCCTCAGAAGCACTAGTCGAATTTTGATGAACTTTACTTATTTTATTATAAAAATCTCTCCCTTGTTTTTCTACATACCTATCTAAACTATTTTTTTCGTCTTCAGTTGCTAAATCAATATATTTTGAAATAATTAATTTCATCTTTTGATCAAAAACACTGACATTATTCATCAATAAACCACGTATACTTAGAACATTTTCTGTTTTTAAAATATTTTTGTCAATAATTTTTTTAGCCTTAGGGATAAATTCGTAATTCTCACGACTACAAACATATGTCCCCTCAATAAACTTTTTAGATAATTGATCCTCAATATCATTTTTCTGAACTGAGCAAAACAATATATCTGACAAAATATTTTGTCTTCTAATGACTTCTATAGCTGAAGTTCCTTTTATTGAACCAAGTAAATTTAAATCTATGAAAATGACATCAAAATGCTTCTCATGTAATAACTTGACTAGCTGTTCGGTATTCACAGTATCAAATCTTGTAACCTTTAATAAAAAATTCCTATCCTTTACATATCTTTCTAGTTTACGATAAATATTATTATACCAAGTTGTCGTATCCTCAAACCATAAAATATTTAAATCAATACTCATTTAAAAAACCCAATTCTAAACAGAATCCCCTCTCATTTTTTTCATGTAATTTTATATAACCTCCATTCTCTTCCATAACACGCTTAACATGAGATAAGCCGACCCCGGTACTTTCTGTTGTTGTATAGCCTAATTCAAATATTCTATCCGGGGTAATTATGGCGGAAGAGAGCCCCTCCCCATCATCTTTAAATTCCATAACCGTATAAATTCCATTTGTGTAAAAATCTAAATCTATATTACTTGCACCTGCCTTGAAAGAATTATTTACTAGGTTATCAACAACTAGCCCTAGCTCAGCAGTATTAAATTTTATTTTGTTTGTTAAAATCTTTTCAGGCTGGTATTTAAATTTTATTTTACTATATCGATCTTTGGTAGGCTTAAGTAAATCTTTTATATATTGCTCAATAAACTCTTGTAGTATAAAAGACTGAGTTTGATCAGATAATCGAAAATCTGCTGAGAATGCTAAATCATAAATTTTCTTAATTTTCTGAGCAGAAATAGTGATCCCATATATATCCTCATCCACCTCAGCAATAATGTCTGTTGCTTGATACTCATTTAATATCTGACTAATTGAATTAATTGATAGTTCAATACTATCAGACTCTGTATACATAGCATGTAGAGCTTCCGTCGCATTCTCAAATTTTGGATTTGTCAATTTTCTTAAAAATAAAGCCTGCTTACTTGTAATCTTCAATTCTTGTTCTGTAACCAACCGCTTTTCTCGCTCAACTTCTTTTGCGACTTCTGCCTGCCTCTGCTTTTGTTGAGCCTCAATCTTTTCTCGCTCAGCCGTCTTACGAGCAAGTTCTGCCTCCCTACGTTCTTCTTCTGCAATCTTTTTCGCTTCTTCTTCTTGTATTCTTTTTTCCTCAAGAGCTTTTTTTTCTTTTCTCCTAATTTCATCAACTTCTTTACGAACAACTGAACCTATATTTGCACGCTCACTAATCAACTTATTAACAATAGGTTTCAACAAGTCAATTAACAAAGTAATACGTTCATCGTTTCCCGAGAGACCTTCTCGATTAGTTGTCGAAATATCTTCCAATCTATCATGATCCAAAACGTCAAATGAAATTTCCCCCTCTATGTAAGCACCAAATGCTTGAGTATTATTTAACAAGGGCATAAAATCTGAAACAGCTAATTTATCACGAACATATAATCTCAATTGATTAGCTTTATAAACTTGATTCCTTATAAATCTGTCCTTTGTATCCGTTCCAGTATTTTCAAGAGCTTCAGACATATTGATTGTACTATGGATACCAATCCATCCTGTTAGCTCGTAAGTAATTTCTTCTAGCTCTCCATCAATATTCAGAAATTCCTCTTTACCAGTTAAACTAATTCTTGATATCTCAGAAGGATATATTCTTTTTACCTGACGCAGTTTATTTGACACTTCCTCTAAATCCGCACTTATCTTTACCGAATCATTTAGCAGATCCATATTGACCACTGTTTTATCTGTTTGAAAAAAGGCATAAAAATTTTTAAATCCAATGACCTTAGAAACTTTTGAAAACTCTATAGCCTGATTTACATCGGTCCTATACGCTACTTCAATGTCTGCCCCAAGATTATCCAAAAGATAGTAGTTTGCCAAAGTCATCTTCAAAGACTCTAGTTTCCCTTCAGCAAAACCCGCTAAATTGACACCAACAGACTTGATTAGCGTACCGCTCTCAATTTCATCCCAGATTTTTGTATTCTCAATATGTACATCATCGATAGGTACTCGCACTAGTTCAGGTATGTCACTGTCTAATGCGTCAGTTGAATCTAACATCCATGCACTTGCAATGCCATCTTTCTTTGAGACTATATAATATTTTTTAGAAAGAAATAACGTTGCTAATTTTCCGATTCCTTTCCTCCCCTTTGTTTTTTCTGATAAATCTTCACTTGATAAACGTTTATTCCGACCAATCAGAGCATATTTTGTAGATAAATCATCATAGTCCATTCCACTACCGTTATCAATAATTTCTAAGATAGAATTTTTTTTATCAATAGATTCAATATAGAGATTTACCTTAGTAGCACCTGCATCTAGTCCATTTGCAATTAATTCAGATATAGCACTCCATCTATTGGTATACATTTGCTTTCCCAATAAATTTAGTGCATAATATGAAAAATTAAACTGAATTTTATCCTTTTCAATCATAACAATTCCTTTATAAATTATTCTCTCTAAAAAAATCAGCTATTCTATTTGCTAAATATATACTTAGAATTGGAGGGACTGCATTTCCAATCTGTGTATTCACTGCTTCAAACCCTCCAATAAAAACATAGTCATCAGGAAAAGATTGAATCCTAGCTCCCTCTCGTGCGGTTAGAGCACGATTTTGACTGGGATGAATACATCTCAACGATGATGGGGTTGATAAATTATTAGTGATTGTGGTTGAAGGTCTGTCCCACCACAGTCGTCCATATGTATTACTATACCCCGAAGTAAGAAACAATTCTTTGGGTAATTTTCCTTCTTCAACCATACTGTTTATATCATCTTTTCCTTGTCCCTCTTTTAGAGCTTCCATGATTTTAATCATTCTATCACCATGTCGTCTACTAGCATGATTTTTTAATTCTATCGTATTTCCTCTCATTAATTGCTGATAAACCGTTACGGGTTCTCCTTGATAGCTATTCATAGTCTCATTATTTCCTAAAAGAGGTAAATCACTTATCGCTTCTCTTAATGTTATAGGATGTTCATTAGCTATACTATTTGGGAATCGCCACTCTACATCTAATTGTAAATCATTTCTCACACCAATAATAAAGACACGTTCTCTATTTTGAGGAACTCCGAAATCTTTAGCATTTAGTACCTGAATATGTAGGTTGTAACCATTCGCATCATTAAAGTCAGAAAAATCTTGAAAGCTCTCTTTTACATCTTCCAAAACAGGCTTTTTATCATCATTTTTCATTGTCAATAAGCCTAACACATTTTCAAAAACAAACATCTTTGGTTGCAAAAATGATAGCAGTCTTCTATACTCCTTATACATTTTTGCCCTATTATCAAATTGTCTCTTTCCAACGGTACTAAATGATTGACATGGAGGTCCTCCAATCACCAAGTCAATATCTTTTATATTTACTCCTATATTAGTCAAGTAATCAATATTAAGATCCGCTATATCTCCTTCTATCATTGGGATATCAGGATAATTCTGCCTAAATGCTTCAGCTGCATTCTTATCAAATTCGTTGGCAAAATTTATTTTAAAATCATCTCTCCTAACAAAAGAATTGTCAACAATTCTTTTTTGAAAACCAAATGTTAGTCCTCCCGCACCGGAGAATAAATCTACAACATTAATCATAAAATATCCTTACTTTTACAGTGTAAATAACTTGTTTATTGTCTTATCAAAGCATAAAACAACCCCTATTTTAGATTATACCACAAAACCCAGCCATTTTAGGCTGGGCATTTATCATATTCTACCTACTTAACCAGTTTTTTCATTTCTTCAATCCGTCCTACTATCACATCATATTTATTGTCATCAATCTCGAAATTTTTATTCTTCATTAAATTTTTCAAGCAACTCCTCAGCGATAGCTTGACTTTCCAACCTCAGCAAACTAGCTTGGTCATCCGAATGATATGTAAAAGGGGATAAATTGCCATACCAAACGAGATTACTATCTAAGATAACTGCGGTCGTACCAATCCTTTCTGGTACAAGCTTCACCTTTACATTGTCACTGTTTAACCCCATTAGCCACTCACTTAACTTATGATTTTTGGAAACATGAATAACTACTTGTTTTCCTTGTAACTGCCCCAATAGTTCTTGAAACTTACTAGAAGTAAGCGTATGTAATTGTAAATATGCTGTTGAGCAAGTGTTCCGCAAATCCTCTCTAAATTTCTCTTCGTAATCCCTACCACTATATAATACTTGGGTTTGCTCCTTTTCTCCAACTTGGTATGCCATTTTTCGATAGGCTATCTGACGTTTCTGATACATTCTTTCAAGATAAGGAACGTGTATATCTAGATAATCGACTATTCTCACCTCAGATTTACCTCGATAGGGACGGTGAAGCCGCCCTGCATACTGTATGAGGTTATTTTTCCAAGACAAAGGAGCTGCCAAAATTAGTGTATCCAACTTTGGCATATCGAAGCCCTCTCCAATAAATTTTCCTGTTGAAATGAGGACAAATGGACTATTCTCATCTAGCTCACTGATTCTTTTCAGGAGTTCTTTCGTATCTCTTCTTTTACTCGCTCCACTTAGACAAAAAATATTGGGCATTTCTTTTTCAATAAGTAGTTTTTCCAATAGTTCTATATGTTCCCGTCGATTGACTAAGACAAGTATATTTCGCTTTTCTTGATATAGTTTGAAAATATCTTGCACAATCAAAGTATTGCGATGTAAATCTTTGGCAAGCCAATCATTAAGGGCTGCAAAGTTCGTACTATTCGACTGTTCCAAGTCCAATTTCCCAAAAGATGTTAGACGGAGTAGTAACCTCTTTTTAAAATCGTATTGCCCTGATTGAGCAGTATGTAAAATTGGACCAATCCTTTGAAAAACAATTGGTTGGTGTCCGTTTTTTCGTTCTGGCGTTGCTGTTAAGCCATATAGATATTGACCAGCAAATTGAGCAACTACCCTCTCAAACTGCAAGGCTGTCACATGATGACATTCATCCACAATCATCATATCGTAATCCGACAAAAAGTCGGAAATAGTGTCCAATTGGAAGAGAGATTGAATCATAACCACATCCACCAGTTTGCTCCTCCACTTTTTAGAAGCCCCGTATTGTCCGATGTGCCCTATTACTTTTACAAGCCCTGAAGGAGTATAGCGAACCGCCTCTTTCTCTTCAATCTCTAAAAATTCACCCAACCTTTCCAACCACTGCTCCATCAGTTGACGATTATGAACTAAGATAAGCGTTCGGCATTTCCTTTGTGCAATCAAGGCGGCCCCCAGAACTGTCTTCCCGAAACCTGTTTCAGCACATAGCAAGCCATTCTCACTAGCTAATAAATCTGCCAAAGCAATCTCCTGCTCAAAACGTAAGATCCCTTTGAAAGAAATCTGAATCGGAGATAGAATGTTGCGATTATCCGTAACAGTTACTGTTTCAAATATTTCTTGTAAGCTTGCAAGTATTCCTCTTGGAAGATGCAATGCTTCATCCGTTTCTTCAAATAAATAGATGCGTTCTGGAGTCTGATAAGTTGGCTGTCTAGTCGCTTGTTTTAAATAAAATTCAGGATTAGAAAAAGATGCCAGCTTTCTCAATAAATAATTTGTCTTCGAAGAAATAGTCCTCTTCTCAACTCGAATAACGTTTGATAAGCTACAATCTAATACTGTATCATCTACAGAATCCGAAAACTCCTGTCCTAAGAAATCTAGTATTTTCTTCTGTTCAATTTTCTTAATCTGTTGAAGATAACTCCATTGTTCCAAATAGGGCTGAAAATGCCTATCAACAAAAACGGTTCTTCCCTTCTTGAAAGCTTCCCCTTGTAAGGGTAGTGCGATAAGATTGCCAAATCCTCCCTTGGGCAGAATATCTTGATTTGGAAACATACGGTCAAATGAAGAAAAGCGAATATCTTTTGACTCCTGCATAGCCAATTCCAGCAATCTTTTTCCAACATTTCTCGCCTGCTGACAAGCAATTTCTTCCTCGAAGAAAAACCAGAGATGAGCACCATTGCCCGAACGAGAGATTTCGATATGCCCCTCAAAACCATGTTGTTCTGCTGTATCTCTTAGAATGGAGACCTCTTCTCTCCAATTATTTTTATCAAAATCAATCGCCAAAAAGGAACACGTGTCTGATAAACTCATTGGAAAAATGCCAATACTGATTTCGCCACGTAGGTGAGCCAACAATACCTGTTTGGTCAAGGGTTGACAAGTTCTCTTTTCAACAGGAAGTTTTTTCCAACCATAGTTGTAAGAAGGAAAATAGTTGATTTTTCCATTTTCATCAATATAAGACTTCGCATAAACATCTATACGTCCCTTAAATAGGCTGAACAGAATGGAGAGTTTCTCATCGGTACTTAGTTGATGTTTTTGTTCTTCAAAGTAATCATACAAATGCTTATCACTTATCAGAAACTGCTGATTGTTATCTTGAAATTGCATTAAATTCAGAATCTTATCGGTAGCATAATAGGGAAAACGAGCAAGATGCTTTGCAACCTTACCCGTTAATTTTTCATAATAATAAGACATGTGAGTTCCTCTTTAATAAATATCCTCAAGAGCATGATATTCCTTTACTGCTTTTGACTGAACTATTTTTTCTCTAAAGTTCAGCTCTTTCAACGGATTTTCGATTGTCACAATTCTAGGAACATTGTCCAGATTTAACACTAAAGACAAGACAAATTGATTGGGAAACTCTTTTGCTTTAAAAAACTCTTTCTCAGTCATTCTAAAACGCCCTCTGTTTTCTCGGATTCCTTTTACTTCGGATAAAAAGATCTTGTTCGTCGTCGTGACTTGAAAATCATACCCATCCCCATACAATCTGGCATCCTCAATACTCCCTGCTTTAAACAGAGGCACTGACTGAAAATGTTGTAAAAAGTATTGCTCCGCTTCTAAACCCGTTTCCTGCAATTTCCGAAATCGTGTTTGAACAATCGGTCTTTGAACTACTAAAATATCCGCCAAGAACCCCTCTTCTTTCAAACTCATTTTCAAAATATCTGCAAATTCCTTTACATCTGCCGTGCCAAATAAGCTATCTATAAACAATTTCCGATGCTCATAAACATCTTTTTTCTGCCACCAGCCTCGACGACCATTTTCAAAATAAGGATCAAACAAATCCATACGTTGCTTGATAACACCTGTTGTTTCCGCCAAACCAATCTGAACACAATACTGATAGAAATCCGCCTTTGTTTCGAAACCAAATTGCTTGATTAACTGGGTATCAAATTTAGCCAGACCATAGCCAATTAGATTTAATAAATGATAATATTTGTGTTTACTCATAACTTATACCTGCTCCATTTATTGTCCTCATTATACCCCTATTTAGGCTGGATACATACACTAATTTCTCGTTATTCAACAACCCCCAACTCCTCATACATTCTCTCACTTGATAAATCATTCTGACCATTCAAGAGGAGATTTTCAAAAAAGGCAGTTAAAAAGTCTGAGCGTTTATTGACTAACTTAGCATTGTCAAGTACAAGGGCATCTCGAAAATATTTGGCATGTTTTTGAAAAGGCTCATTATCAATCTCAAAACCAAGTGAGCGAAGGTATTTGATGAGAAATACGGTGATTGTTCGAGTGTTCCCTTCTCGAAATGGATGGATTTGCCAGATGCCTGAGATAAATGATTGGATATGAGCAACAATAGCTTTTTTATCTAATCCACTATATGAAAAATCTCTTTCTTGTTGGAAATCGTAATCCAAAGTGGCGGCGATTAATGGAAAATCTGAATAAATCACAGTATCACCCTTTAAGACGGATTCATTTTTTGTAACGTTAACCGTTCGATATTCACCTACTGGAATACCACTGTCAAAAACACCTTGAAAAAGCTCTTTGTGGATATGTAAGAGGGTGGTTGGTCGAAGGCTAAAACCATTTTGAGAAAGCATTTCAACAATTCGGAGAGAGACAATATCCGCCTCTTGCGTACTGGCGTCAGTTGACTGGTGGTATTTCGTAATCTCCTCGTACACCTGCTCATAGGTGTACTCTCCATGAGCTTGCCTATCAGCCAACTCCTCCATATAAACAGACGGAGTCAACCCATCCACTTTTTGAAGACCAAAACCAGTTTCCCAGAGTTCTTGCTTGGTTTCATAAGAAAGATTAGGATTATCAATATTGTAGGTTGGTTGCATGATCGATCCTTTCTGACTAATTTAATTTTCTATCCTATTTTACGATAACTGTTTTCCCTACCTATTTTTTCACATTCAATCTCACCATCAGTAACTAGTTTATTGACTATCTTTCTGATTGTTTCTTTTGACATCTTTAAACTAACCTTGTCCCCTATTGCTTTTATAGTATACCATTTTCCACTATTCAATATGTCAATAATAGCAATTTCATTCTGAGACCTATTTTTACTAATTTTTAATTCAATCGGTAGTATCGAGCATTTATAACCTAGATTTAATATGTTGTCATAAATCTGAGAGAGATTGATCATGGAGAATACTGGTAAAAATTTATCAAATTTTTCTTTATATCTTTTATCGATAACTCCAAAAACAACTTCTATTTCATTATTTTCAATAAAACTAGTTCCGAACTTCGCTTGAACCTTTTTTTCTATATGTTTTATATAATCATTGTCATTTTTTAATAGCTGCGCAGAAACCAATCCCTGAGCAAATAGATGGCTCAAAGAGGAAGACGAACCTCCTTTTTTTACATGGATAAACTTCCTATCTCTAGTTATAATATCCGCTGGTTCAATCTTACTTTTTCCCCAACTAGGTGCCTGATAATTCTGTTTATCAAATGATTGATAGTCGCTAGGTTTAGTTTTTGCAAACTCTTCATTATACTTCGCCTCATTCCAATTTATCTCACAAGCAATTGGTTCAATTGTAGACCTAGGGATGCTATAAATTTTCTGCAAGATACTAGTATAATAATCACTCTCAATTTTGAACCATTCTCCGTTATTTAAAAAATAACGTTCGTCTTCATATTCAGTTTCAAATAACAAGCAGTTGTATACTTTGTCAATCTTTTCAGACTTTCCGGTCTTATTATTCCAAAAATATAATGAACTGTTATTTAACTTGGAAGCAATCTCATTCTCAATCATTGGCTCCAAATATTCCAAAAATAATTCTGTCGGAATATCATCATAAAAATTATTATAATTAGCTCTTATTTTCATTCCAGAAATAAAATAACCGTCTACTACGCTCAAATCAATTAGTTTATTAGATCCAATTGATATTTTTTCAATATTTTTCTCTCGAATGTTAACTATCAATTGTTTATCTAAAGCTAATTTAACACTATCTTCCTTTACCGGTTGAATAAAGTCAATCCACTCAAATCCTTTCTCTTTGTACTGCTCACCCTGATAAAAGTTGAGGATTTCTTTTAACACTTTAGAAACAGCAGTGTTTGCTTTAACTGAAATTTGTAGAGCATCCGAGCCATGAATATTATTAAAACTTGTATTTGAACTAGCTTTGCCTGATATTGACTTTATTATCTCAGAGTCAGTTTTTATATCCAAAAAATTTTGAGAAACATAATTGAAGGACTGTCTTTGTGTATCAATATAATCTGTAGAAATATTTAACGTATTTATGCTTTTGATATTATTTTCTGAAATTAGATTAATTGCTGTTTTTAACCCAAAATTTTTAACTATTGAAGAACTTTTAAGCATTGTTCTACCATAACCATATAGGATACTAAAAATCTTTTTCTGATACTTCAACATAAGCAAAGCTTTATTAGATTTATTTTTATAATCCTCTTCACTTATTGTGGATGTAGTAAATTTATTCAATTCCTCAATCCATTCAACAGGAGAATCCGTAGTATTAGCTATATAAATTCTACCTTCTTCTATTCCTGCACCCTCCGTCGTATCAACAATAAAATAATCTTTTTTATCCTGAAATTCATCCTTTAAACATTCTTCAAATGATTCCTTGTTATGCAAAACTATATTGTACTTCTGAAAATTACTCACTTCCCTTACCTCCTATTTGTTCTCATTATACCACAAAACCCAGCCTTTTAAGGCTGGGCATTTGTTTAATCTAGTGTGGCTAAAATCAGCTTGAGACTAGGAAACGACACCGCAGACAGTACTTGAGTACGGCAAGGTGAGTTGACGAAGTATCAAGTGGTTTTAGACCACTAGACCAGTTTTTTCATTTCTGCGATACGTTCCTGTGTCGCATCATATTTTGCTTGGTAGTCGGCTTGTTTTTCTTTTTCTTTTTCAACGACCTCTGGTTTGGCGTTTGCGATGAAGCGTTCGTTGCTGAGTTTTTTACCGACCATGTCTAGTTCTTTCTGCCATTTGGCGAGTTCTTTGTCCAGACGAGCCAACTCTTCTTCGACGTTGAGGAGGTCGGCTAGTGGCAAGAAGATTTCAGCACCGGTGATAACGGCTGACATGGCTAGTTCTGGTGCAGCAATGCTTGAGCTGATTTCCAACTGTTCTGGGTTGGTAAAGCGTCGGATGTAGTTTTCATTTGCCTTGAAGAAGGTTTCAAGCTCGCTATCTGCCGTCTTAATCAAAATGGTAATCGGCTTAGATGGAGCAACATTCACTTCTGCTCTGCTATTTCGCACCGAACGGATCAAGTCCTTGAGGCTTTCCACTCCCTTATGTGCTTCCGCATTTTCAAATGCTGGGTTAGCCACAGGGTAGGCCGCCACCACGATAGATCCCTCTGCATACTGAGCGAAGATCTCTTCCGTCACGAACGGCATGATTGGGTGGAGGAGGCGAAGGATTTGGTCCAGCGTGTAGAGAAGGACAGAGCGGGTCATGACTTTCTCAGCCTCGTTGTCGCTGTAAAGCACCTCCTTGGTCAGCTCGACATACCAGTTGGCGAACTCTTCCCAGATGAAGTTGTAGAGGATGTGACCAGCCACACCAAACTCGAACTTGTCGAAGTTTTCAGTGACCTTGGCAATAGTTTCGTTGAGGTTGTGGAGAATCCAGCGGTCCGTCACGTTGCCAGCCTCACCAACTGCGACTTTGGCTACATTCTCACGCGCCGCATCCAAGGTCAAGCCTTCATTGTTCATGAGGATATAGCGGGAAATGTTCCAAATCTTGTTAATGAAGTTCCAAGACGCGTCCATCTTCTCATAAGAGAAGCGAACATCTTGACCAGGAGCAGAGCCGTTTGACAAGAACCAACGCAAAGCGTCCGCACCGTATTTCTCGATGACATCCATTGGATCAATTCCGTTTCCGAGCGACTTGGACATCTTGCGGCCTTCTTCGTCACGGATCAAACCGTGGATCAGCACGTTCTTGAATGGCTGACGGCCGGTGAACTCAAGCGATTGGAAAATCATGCGTGACACCCAGAAGAAGATGATGTCGTAGCCTGTTACCAAGGTTGAAGTTGGGAAATAACGCTGGAAGTCAGCTGCATTTTCGTCAGGCCAGCCCATGGTTGAGAATGGCCAAAGGGCAGAGCTGAACCAGGTATCTAGGACATCCTCATCCTGTACCCATCCGTCTCCTGCTGGAGCCTCTTCTCCGACGTACATTTCGCCAGATTCGTTATACCATGCTGGAATCTGATGACCCCACCATAGCTGACGCGAGATAACCCAGTCGTGTACATTTTCCATCCATTGAAGGAAGGTATCGTTGAAACGTGGTGGGTAAAATTCTACCTTATCAGCTGTATCTTGGTTGGCAATAGCATTCTTCGCCAATTGGTCCATATTGACGAACCATTGGGTTGACAAGCGTGGCTCGACTACAACTCCTGTACGTTCAGAGTGTCCAACAGAATGCACACGGTTTTCAATTTCCACAAGGGCACCTAGTTCTTGCAACTTAGCAACCGTTGCCTTACGAGCTTCAAAGCGGTCCATGCCTGCAAATTCGCCTGCGAGCTCGTTCATGGTACCGTCGTCGTTCATAACATTGACTTGTGGCAAATTGTGGCGTTGACCGACAAGGAAGTCATTGGGATCGTGGGCAGGAGTGATTTTCACAACCCCTGTACCAAATTCAGGATCTGCGTGTTCGTCGGCAACGATTGGGATTGGCTTGTTGACAATTGGCAGGATAACCTTTTTGCCAATCAAGTCCTTGTAACGTGGGTCTTCTGGGTTAACTGCAACCGCAACGTCACCGAACATGGTTTCAGGACGGGTGGTCGCAACTTGAAGGGCACGAGAACCATCTTCCAACATGTAATTCATATGGTAGAAGGCGCCTTCGACATCCTTGTGAATAACCTCGATGTCAGAAAGGGCTGTGCGAGCCGCTGGGTCCCAGTTGATGATAAATTCGCCACGGTAGATCCAACCTTTTTTGTAGAGTTCTACAAAGACCTTGCGAACAGCTTTCGACAAGCCTTCGTCCAGCGTGAAGCGGTCACGTTGGTAGTCCAAAGATAGACCCAACTTGCCCCATTGCTCACGAATAGTCGCTGCGTACTCATCTTTCCATTCCCAAACTTTGTCGAGGAATTTTTCGCGGCCCAAGTCATAACGGGTC is part of the Streptococcus suis genome and harbors:
- a CDS encoding DNA cytosine methyltransferase; the protein is MINVVDLFSGAGGLTFGFQKRIVDNSFVRRDDFKINFANEFDKNAAEAFRQNYPDIPMIEGDIADLNIDYLTNIGVNIKDIDLVIGGPPCQSFSTVGKRQFDNRAKMYKEYRRLLSFLQPKMFVFENVLGLLTMKNDDKKPVLEDVKESFQDFSDFNDANGYNLHIQVLNAKDFGVPQNRERVFIIGVRNDLQLDVEWRFPNSIANEHPITLREAISDLPLLGNNETMNSYQGEPVTVYQQLMRGNTIELKNHASRRHGDRMIKIMEALKEGQGKDDINSMVEEGKLPKELFLTSGYSNTYGRLWWDRPSTTITNNLSTPSSLRCIHPSQNRALTAREGARIQSFPDDYVFIGGFEAVNTQIGNAVPPILSIYLANRIADFFRENNL
- a CDS encoding ATP-binding protein, with product MIEKDKIQFNFSYYALNLLGKQMYTNRWSAISELIANGLDAGATKVNLYIESIDKKNSILEIIDNGSGMDYDDLSTKYALIGRNKRLSSEDLSEKTKGRKGIGKLATLFLSKKYYIVSKKDGIASAWMLDSTDALDSDIPELVRVPIDDVHIENTKIWDEIESGTLIKSVGVNLAGFAEGKLESLKMTLANYYLLDNLGADIEVAYRTDVNQAIEFSKVSKVIGFKNFYAFFQTDKTVVNMDLLNDSVKISADLEEVSNKLRQVKRIYPSEISRISLTGKEEFLNIDGELEEITYELTGWIGIHSTINMSEALENTGTDTKDRFIRNQVYKANQLRLYVRDKLAVSDFMPLLNNTQAFGAYIEGEISFDVLDHDRLEDISTTNREGLSGNDERITLLIDLLKPIVNKLISERANIGSVVRKEVDEIRRKEKKALEEKRIQEEEAKKIAEEERREAELARKTAEREKIEAQQKQRQAEVAKEVEREKRLVTEQELKITSKQALFLRKLTNPKFENATEALHAMYTESDSIELSINSISQILNEYQATDIIAEVDEDIYGITISAQKIKKIYDLAFSADFRLSDQTQSFILQEFIEQYIKDLLKPTKDRYSKIKFKYQPEKILTNKIKFNTAELGLVVDNLVNNSFKAGASNIDLDFYTNGIYTVMEFKDDGEGLSSAIITPDRIFELGYTTTESTGVGLSHVKRVMEENGGYIKLHEKNERGFCLELGFLNEY
- a CDS encoding Fic family protein, whose amino-acid sequence is MQPTYNIDNPNLSYETKQELWETGFGLQKVDGLTPSVYMEELADRQAHGEYTYEQVYEEITKYHQSTDASTQEADIVSLRIVEMLSQNGFSLRPTTLLHIHKELFQGVFDSGIPVGEYRTVNVTKNESVLKGDTVIYSDFPLIAATLDYDFQQERDFSYSGLDKKAIVAHIQSFISGIWQIHPFREGNTRTITVFLIKYLRSLGFEIDNEPFQKHAKYFRDALVLDNAKLVNKRSDFLTAFFENLLLNGQNDLSSERMYEELGVVE
- a CDS encoding TOTE conflict system archaeo-eukaryotic primase domain-containing protein, which codes for MSYYYEKLTGKVAKHLARFPYYATDKILNLMQFQDNNQQFLISDKHLYDYFEEQKHQLSTDEKLSILFSLFKGRIDVYAKSYIDENGKINYFPSYNYGWKKLPVEKRTCQPLTKQVLLAHLRGEISIGIFPMSLSDTCSFLAIDFDKNNWREEVSILRDTAEQHGFEGHIEISRSGNGAHLWFFFEEEIACQQARNVGKRLLELAMQESKDIRFSSFDRMFPNQDILPKGGFGNLIALPLQGEAFKKGRTVFVDRHFQPYLEQWSYLQQIKKIEQKKILDFLGQEFSDSVDDTVLDCSLSNVIRVEKRTISSKTNYLLRKLASFSNPEFYLKQATRQPTYQTPERIYLFEETDEALHLPRGILASLQEIFETVTVTDNRNILSPIQISFKGILRFEQEIALADLLASENGLLCAETGFGKTVLGAALIAQRKCRTLILVHNRQLMEQWLERLGEFLEIEEKEAVRYTPSGLVKVIGHIGQYGASKKWRSKLVDVVMIQSLFQLDTISDFLSDYDMMIVDECHHVTALQFERVVAQFAGQYLYGLTATPERKNGHQPIVFQRIGPILHTAQSGQYDFKKRLLLRLTSFGKLDLEQSNSTNFAALNDWLAKDLHRNTLIVQDIFKLYQEKRNILVLVNRREHIELLEKLLIEKEMPNIFCLSGASKRRDTKELLKRISELDENSPFVLISTGKFIGEGFDMPKLDTLILAAPLSWKNNLIQYAGRLHRPYRGKSEVRIVDYLDIHVPYLERMYQKRQIAYRKMAYQVGEKEQTQVLYSGRDYEEKFREDLRNTCSTAYLQLHTLTSSKFQELLGQLQGKQVVIHVSKNHKLSEWLMGLNSDNVKVKLVPERIGTTAVILDSNLVWYGNLSPFTYHSDDQASLLRLESQAIAEELLEKFNEE
- a CDS encoding DUF3883 domain-containing protein; its protein translation is MSKHKYYHLLNLIGYGLAKFDTQLIKQFGFETKADFYQYCVQIGLAETTGVIKQRMDLFDPYFENGRRGWWQKKDVYEHRKLFIDSLFGTADVKEFADILKMSLKEEGFLADILVVQRPIVQTRFRKLQETGLEAEQYFLQHFQSVPLFKAGSIEDARLYGDGYDFQVTTTNKIFLSEVKGIRENRGRFRMTEKEFFKAKEFPNQFVLSLVLNLDNVPRIVTIENPLKELNFREKIVQSKAVKEYHALEDIY